DNA from Lineus longissimus chromosome 7, tnLinLong1.2, whole genome shotgun sequence:
ACTTTGAAGTGCTTTAAAGACAGGGAGAAAAGGACAGGAGACAGTACACGCATTCGCTTTTTggaggcgacagaagactttTTGAGGTGCATTAAGCAGATGAGAGACAGAAGACTGTACAAGAGGCATTCGAATGTAGAGGCTACAGAAGACGTCCTGGGACACTACAGCCTAAGATGTTGGGCAGTAAGACAGATAACAGGAGAGGACATCGCATTCAGTGATCACAGAAGACATTTTGTTTGACCAAAATGATGAGATTGGATGGGTGGAGAGGAGACAGTCTGAGATATTTGGAGGTGACAAAGGACTGgagaggacattcgcattcagaaaAGATGATGCAAATGGGTTCCGATTCGCTTGTGATGCACTCGCCGGAAAAAGGAACATTTCGAGAGGGAATAATGACTGAAAAATACATATTGGCTCTGGACGTCCTGGTAACAGACATAGCGTGCACCGACTTAGTTGTTGGCCGCAGTCCTACCTCATCATCTTAGTccaccaaaatattttctgcCGTCGATCTCTGAATACGAATGTCCTCTCCTGTCCTCAGCCACCTCCCAATATCTCAGACTATTCCTGCCTCCGTCGCCTCTCAACGCGTAAGTTCTCTCCTGTCGGTCCTCAGTCACACCTCAACATATCAGGCAGTCACTGGACGTCTTCTGTAGAGCCATTTGCATTCAGGGGCGACCGAATACATCTCGAGAAAGCATGAGGTGTTAGAGGGTGGAGTGGCTTAAAGACAATGAGAAAAGGACGGAAGACAGTATGCATCCGCTTTTCAAAGCGACACCAATACGTTTCCGGGTACCTTGAGCAGACGAGATAGGACAGAGGATAGTGGTAGAGGCATTGGCATTAAGAGGCGACGGAGGTCGTCCAGAGACAGCCTGATATGTTGGGAGGTGAGACAGAGGGCAGGAGAGgagaggacattcgcattcagagacGACAGAAGACGTTTTTTGATGGCATAGATGTTGAGATTGGACGGAGGACGTAGAAGCATTCGCATGCAGAGATGACAGAAGACGTCCAGGGAAAGCCTGATATGCTCGGAGGTCACCAAGGACAGGAGAGGACAGTTGAATTCAGAGGTGACATAACGTTTTGAGGTGGGATAAGATGAAGAGATGGCCCAGAAGACAGTCGAGCCATTCGCATTCAGGGGCGACAAAAATTGTCCAGTGATAGCATAAGGTGTTGGGAGGTGACTGAGGACGCAGATGCATGAtttgcattcagaggcgacagaagacactTTGAAGTGCTTTAAAGACAAGGAGAAAAAGAACAGGAGACAGCACACGCATTCGCTTTTTggaggcgacagaagactttTTGAGGTGCATTAAGCAGATGAGAGACAGAAGACTGTACAAGAGGCATTCGAATGTAGAGGCTACAGAAGACGTCCTGGGACACTACAGCCTAAGATGTTGGGCAGTAAGACAGATAACAGGAGAGGACATCGCATTCAGTGATCACAGAAGACATTTTGTTTGACCAAATGATGAGATTGGATGGGTGGAGAGGAGACAGTCTGAGATATTTGCAGGTGACAAAGGACTGgagaggacattcgcattcagaaaAAAAGATGCAAATGGGTTCCGATTCGCTTGTGATGCACTCGCCGGAAAAAGGAACATTTCGAGAGGGtaaaatgactgaaaaataCATATTGGCTGTGGACGTCCTGGTAACAGACATAGCGCGCACCGACTTAGTTGTTGGCCGCAGTCCTACCTCATCATCTTAGTccaccaaaatattttctgcCGTCGatctctgaatgcgaatgtcctctcTTGTCCTCAGCCACTTCGCAATATCTCAGACTATCCCTGCCTCCGTCGCCTCTCAACGCGAAAGTTCTCTCCTGTCGGTCCTCAGTCACACCTCAACATATCAGGCAGTCACTGGACGTCTTCTGTAGAGCCATTTGCATTCAGGGGAGACCGAATACATCTCGAGAAAGCATGAGGTGTTAGGGGGTGGAGCGGCTTAAAGACAATGAGAAAAGGACGGAAGACAGTATGCATCCGCTTTTCGAAGCGACACCAATACGTTTTCGGGTACCTTGAGCAGATGAGATAGGACAGAGGATAGTTGTAGAGGCATTGGCATTAAGAGGCGACGGAGGTCGTCCAGAGACAGCCTGATATGTTGGAATGTGAGACAGGGGGCATGAGAGgagaggacattcgcattcagagacGACAGGAGACGTTTTTTGATGGCATAGATGTTGAGATTGGACGGAGGACGTAGAAGCATTCGCATGCAGAGATGACGGAAGACGTCCAGGGAAAGCCTGATATGCTCGGAGGTCACCAAGGACAGGAGAGGACAGTTGAATTCAGAGGAGACATAACGTTTTGAGGTGGGAGAAGATGAAGAGATGGCCCAGAAGACAGTCGAGCCATTCGCATTCAGGGGCGACAAAAATTGTCCAGTGATAGCATAAGGTGTTGGGAGGTGACTGAGGACGCAGATGCATGAtttgcattcagaggcgacagaagacactTTGAAGTGCTTTAAAGACAAGGAGAAAAAGAACAGGAGACAGTACACGCATTCGCTTTTggaggcgacagaagactttTTGAGGTGCATTAAGCAGATGAGAGACAGAAGACTGTACAAGAGGCATTCGAATGTAGAGGCTACAGAAGACGTCCTGGGACACTACAGCCTAAGATGTTGGGCAGTAAGACAGATAACAGGAGAGGACATCGCATTCAGTGATCACAGAAGACATTTTGTTTGACCAAAATGATGAGATTGGATGGGTGGAGAGGAGACAGTCTGAGATATTTGGAGGTGACAAAGGACTGgagaggacattcgcattcagaaaAGATGATGCAAATGGGTTCCGATTCGCTTGTGATGCACTCGCCGGAAAAAGGAACATTTCGAGAGGGTATAATGACTGAAAAATACATATTGGCTCTGGACGTCCTGGTAACAGACATAGCGCGCACCGACTTAGTTGTTGGCCGCAGTACTACCTCATCATCTTAGTccaccaaaatattttctgcCGTCGatctctgaatgcgaatgtcctctcCTGTCCTCAGCCACCTTCCAATATCTCAGACTATCCCTGCCTCCGTCGCCTCTCAACGCGAAAGTTCTCTCCTGTCAGTCCTCAGTCACACCTCAACATATCAGGCAGTCACTGGACGTCTTCTGTAGAGCCATTTGCATTCAGGGGAGACCGAATACATCTCGAGAAAGCATGAGGTGTTAGGGGGAGGAGCGGCTTAAAGACAATGAGAAAAGGACGGAAGACAGTATGCATCCGCTTTTCGAAGCGACACCAGTACGTTTCCGGGTACCTTGAGCAGATGAGATAGGACAGAGTATAGTTGTAGAGGCATTGGCATTAAGAGGCGACGGAGGTCGTCCAGAGACAGCCTGATATGTTGGGAGGTGAGACAGAGGGCAGGAGAGGAGAgaacattcgcattcagagacAACTGTCCTCTCCTGTCCTTTATAGTGTCATAGACAAGGGGTGTAATCAATGGATAGCCATTGGCTGGGGACTGGTGCTGCAACATATCTCACAGGGTTGTCACAAGAATAACACAACTTCTGTATCAATTTACTTGCTCATTTATTTTTTGTATCAGAATATACAGGTATACATTATCGTTTTTACAAAGCTGTATCAAAGCACTACGACAATCAAGATTTTCAGATCAAATGTGAGGATACCAGTGCATAGCAAGATTACTAAAAAGCATTTTTTTATAATTTATAACAAAAAGGAGGGACATCTATATATGAGTTTCACctaagaccatttctgaatattAAAGATATATGAGTTTCACctaagaccatttctgaatattAAAGATATATGAGTTTCACCTAAGATCATTTCTGAATattaaagatatacatgtatgagtttCACTtaagaccatttctgaatattAAAGATATATGAGTTTCACctaagaccatttctgaatattAAAGATATATGAGTTTCACctaagaccatttctgaatattAAAGAAACTGGAGATATAACTGTGGTCTTAAGCCAcacaaaatgttcaatttggatagacattGGGTTGGTGACACCTAGTTttctgatgatcatgatgtcataTTCTGACTTGGCATTTGGAGTAGTTTTTAATGAAGTGATCTTACATAGGTGACACTAGGGTACGTATTTTACCTACATTTACTAAAGTAGTGCACATCCTGTTATAAGTTATACGTATAGGACATCTACTTCAAGATATATATCAGTGATTACCAAAGAATGTTCATTGCACAATGAATTTAGCTTGCATAAACTAACTAAACTTGAAGAACTAAAAGTGGTTCAAAACTACCCTGTGCACAGTGCAACTTTGACTGTGCCCTGTGACAGATCAAAACAGAGCGTTCTCAAAAatgctactacatgtatacatgtattatcaaacACAACATGTCACAGAAGGACAGGGACATGTTCTTCAGAGAAAGACACAAAAATATTCACATGGCATTGGATCTACCGGTATTGATAGAAGGGCACATTATTTGAACAGGACTTTTAGCTGGAAGCTGTCCATAATCTGACTGATTGAAAgaccaaattacatgtacttcagatcTTTCTTAATTGCAACAAGGTTTAATGAAACAGAATTGATACTGTAAGATAGGCACTGCTTGCTATTACCAGGATTAAATAAAGatatagtctttattaattcttacTATTACTGAGAGACAAATATATTACCCTTGCTATCATTTTTCACATTAGTAAAATAAATTactcaaaaaaaattacattgaCCATCAAcctgaaatgtaaaaatgtcaCACAAGGGGTGTCTATTCCAGTTATTCCACAAATCTAATCAATTGAAATATATTATAGTGTTCGTTTACCATTTAGCGCAATATAATATGAAAGATAACAAATATACTTAAATCACAATCACCTGGTGCAGTAATAACGCAAAAATATATAGTCTTCCTGACAAATTTtatttttggttatacatataGTCTAAAATGAAACTTGGACCACGAGATAAAAATTGTTACCCGTATACTGGTAACTGATGACAATGTGATATACTGGATATAAGAATACAATGTTTCACTCTCTCCACATTTGAGAACACCCTGGGACAATTTATTTCTTCGTTTGCAGCAGACAAAAtataaaattgatgaaattttaGTATATCCTAAGGGGTtaacaaataaaacatatggtATGTGTCTACGTTATCTACATATAAAAGCGACCAGATCCATCATCATAGATGTCCAAACTTGCTCAGGTGTGCAGACTGCTTAGCTGGAAGGAGGGCCTGaaagacgaaatggaaaaaTGTTTGTAACAAAGGAAAATACTGTGACACTGAGTTCAATTTAAATCATACAGGGATGTCCGGTCACATTACCATCAGCATGGAGGTCAACGTATGACTTCATCTAGAACACAACGAGGCATCGCATTAGGTTGACCTTTGGAGTCAAACTCAATTGTTTCACACTTAAGCATGTTACGTTGTTAAGAAATTTCAATTTAATGAACAATTTGTTAGACAAACTGCATCATGAGggatgttgtacatgtacatcgtgtACAGTACTACGTCAGTTCAACAGGGCTCACGAGTCAGAATTTGTATATATGTATGTCGTCACAGTCGACAGAAGCTAGTGCTGTTAAAGCTGACTTCACATTATTGTCTTGCCGTTCGTGACCACGTGTCATGATTCAGTGCACGAGTGGCAACATCCCCTATTCATCCAGAAAGCATCTGAGTAACTATCTGAATGATTGAAGTACATATCTGCTTAAAGGTACCATACTCACATCATTATGAATGTAGTCATTGCAGGCATAGCACCAGATACTGAGATCAGCATAGCTCAACACGAGAGGATGTTCTGTGGCAATGCCATGGAACAACATGTGCTCATTCACATAACGACTGCAATACACCTGAAATCACGGAGGATAAAACCTTTATACAATGTACTCGTGTTGCAAACCGTAGCAGGACTTTTAATTTTACCAGCAACATCTGATAAAAACAGTAATGCACTGGCATTAACTTAATCTGCCAAACCCGTCAAAAGTataaggtacatgtaggccccTACTGTCTATGCATCAGGTTTTCAAGTCCTATGTCCTGTAGGTGTCTTAAACTGACAGTAGTATAGTGGTGTACAGTAATGTACAGGCAGTTACTGATCCTGACTGGATGACATTTGACAGATCCTGAGAATACACAGGGCCTTGGTACTATTGTCAATTTTCCATTCTACACTAAAGCATCCAAGGTGCCAGACCACAATAGTTCTACATGTAAAGGAAAAATAGGAAAGCAAATTCCCTCGACATACCTTATAACAGATCAAACACACCCAATTCTCACCAACGGCCTCACAGTCGAGACACGGGGCATTGGCATCGAGACCCTTGTCTGGGAGTGGACCTATCATGGACAGATGGGGACACCAAGGACGCGGCATCACAGCAAACATATGAGCATTCTGAAAACAAAACATCAGCATGATATATTTGGCAAGTTATTTGAGGAAACCTCATTCACAGGCAAGGTTTTTCATAGAAACCTCATTCACAGACCAAACTTTCATGAAAACCTCATTCATGGGCCATGCTATCATGGAAACCTCATACACAGGACTGGTTTTTATCAAACGTCATTCACAGGCCAGGTATTCATTGAAATGTCATACACAGGTGAGTCTTTTATTGAAACTGGGTTCATTAAATGGGGTTTGAAATCCACCCCCTGTTTCCACCCTGAGCTTACATTAAAATAACAAGAGTGACTGACTGTGAGCCAGTTAGGAGCTAGGACAGAAACTGATGAATGACTTACTGGGTCATCACTGATACCTCCTAAAAGTTCACCCACAGTGGTCTGTCCGGTCACACCACCACAAGCCCCGGCCTCATCCTCAAGAGACTCCACCTCGGGAGATGTATCTGCCGACCCTGGCTGAAGTGGTTTGGATATATCCAGTGACCCGCTTGTACTTCCCTCTTGTTTCATATTGTCTTCCACTGAAATCATGAAACGAACAGATAATGGTGATAAATAATGGCAAGTATGGTTTCCTCATTCAGTCAATTCAAGCCTCAGTCCAATGATGGATTTTACCAAACATCTGTGTGTGCACCAGTCAACTCTTAAAATACTATGCAACGGCCCCCAGAACTTATCTGTCTTTATCCTACTCACCGGAGACCTTTGACATATCTGTAATCAAACCTTCCATCTGGAATGATTCCTCAGTGTGAGTGCTTGTGTCACCAGCCGTAGAACTAGAAAAGAAGAGAGAAGCAGAAagtttatcaaatatcaaaatcatcccCCATCTGGGACTTTAACAGCTTCAGCTAGCAGTCACAAGTATCCAGTAAAGGTTTAAAGTCtgcaatataggcctacatgtacctaaATTTGATATAATGTTTTTACAGCCACAGTCTACAGAACAACTGACAATCACAACTTAGAGAAAAAACTTTCAATACTCTCTTACCTTCTTTCTGTAACATTTGAATCTGTGTCTGTGGTGCTGGCTTCATCAGTCAAACTGTCATCACCCAACTCAGACTTGGCACTGCGGTGTTTGATTGGAGCAGGAAGATCCACTGAAGAAGGGACATAGAAATGCTTTCGACGTGTTGCATTATAAAAGAGCAAATACACTTAATCGCCAAATTTCAGTCAGTACTTTAGCTTCATGGATTTTGCAGATAAACACAATAAAGGTTATTCAAAAACAAAAGTGGCTCTTCTTATGTGACtctcttaacaccttcagcgccgaaccacgtagatcgacgtggcccaaatcccccttctttgagctggttatcggagtctcatggacttcatgaaagaactacgccatcgccatcttcaggggaaGGTAGGAACtgagtcttttcagttcctaccgtgccctgaagatggcgatggcgtagttctttcgtgaagtctttcagttcctacctttccctgaagatggcgatggcgttgttCTTTCATGAAATCCATGAGACtcagataaccagctcaaagaggggggatttgggccacgtggaTCTACGttgttcggcgctgaaggtgtcaaTACTGCTGGGTTTTTTTAGGATTGGGTTGAGTATAGACTGTTTTTAAAGTCTTTCAAAATATGAGCTAAACTGTATAAGTATGCAATGTGCTTCTTGTCACGACAATCAGACAATCGTTCCAAAAATAATTCTCACCCCTGTATTGCAAGCATGTCCAATATTTTGAGTGTGCATCTTGGACATTGCAAATGGACTCAACGTGTCTGAAATCAGAGCAAAAAGACATCAGTGTCAATGAAATTTCTTTGAGTAAATACCACAGACCAACTTCAGCATATTACATTATTCATTCAGAATGTGCAGACATCAAAATAGCAGTATGGTGGGGTGAGTTATTAACATATTTACTACTCCACGTGAATTTTTCCAAATTCCACCCCATCACATGTAAAAAATTAAGTCTTCAGGGTGACTCCCTTAACACAAACAAATAAGCCCACATATGTTGTGGACTGTCATGACAGCCTGTGACAGTCAGCGCCATGTCACAGCGGCCATAGTTTTAACCAGACTTACATATCACTTGGCCGGTGTTCCAAGTTGAGAGGCGGGCAAGGATCGCCCAGGAGGGTGTGGGTACACATGGCCATCGACTCGGATATTGACGTCAAGTTGTAGCCGCCCTGAAAGCAGTCAATGGCATATTGTGTCAAAGAAATGAGTGCCTCTCTCATTTAACAAAGAGTCTGGCCCAACCTGGTATGAGAGATCAAGTATAGACCATGCTGGTACGATGCAGTAGTGACACTTAAATGAGGATTCAGATTATTTCAAGTTTTGAGTTTGAACTGCAACAAAACTCTTCTAGTTGCCAAGTCAACATGCTACACATAATCTAAGAGAAGCATTATCTACGAGAACCAATAAGAATATCTTACCTCTAATGCTAATAAGACTTTTCCATTTGCGAGGGATGATAGCATATGTGTCATGTGGGCATAGCCCTCTGGTGTGACGTTACAGCCTCCAAGTGGGTCACCACGGGCTGCATCAAAACCAGCTGACACCAGCACAAGTTCTGGATCGAACTGGAATAAAATGGTAAGATTGTACACACAGCCGTTGATTTTTAAGGCacccattgtacatgtagtgcatCTTAAACCGAATACAATAAAGCACCTTGAGAAATGTAGTTGCTCAAAAAAAGTGAGCACCATTATTTTCAAAAGCGAACAAGAGGGACACAGACATGGTTCATCGACATTCCATCTCCAATTTTCAGAAAGATCTATAGCAAACATGCAGAGATTTACCTCATAAGCTATTGGCATTATGACCTGTTGGAAGGCAGCCAGGTACTCCGGGTCACCAGCACCACGCTTATTCCAGGGTATATTCACGTTGAAGCCCTCGCCCGGACCTCGGCCGACCTTGACGTAGTCTCCATCCAGACCACTAGGGAAGAAGAAGCCATACTCGTACCTGTGGATGGACATGTAAAGGACGGAGGGGTCTTCCTCAAACATGTGCTGGGTACCATTTCCGTGATGGATGTCCCAATCAAGGATCAGAACcctgaaaatgagaaaacaaAATAAGGGCCTGGTCGTTCAGAACAAATTTTGTTGCTTACACTGAAATTAACTTAACTCGGCGTTACCTACTCCAGAGTTGTCAGCATTTTGATTCAGAAGGCTCATTCTTGGTTTTCTGTGCAACATCGCCACAAATCAGAATGGCATTTTCTCGTGAGATAAACTATGTTATGTTGCAGTAATGAGACTGATCTTTTGTCAAAGAAGTATGTCTTACCTTTCTAAATTGTACTTTTTCTGAGCATATCTCGCTGCCACTGCCACAGAGTTAAAGAAACAGAATCCACAAGCTTTACTCGATTCCGCATGGTGCCCAGGAGGTCTGATGATGCCCAGGCCATTCTGGCACTGACCGGTCAGGACGTGGTCTACCACATTTAGCAGGGAGCCGGCAGCTAGACTAGCACATTCATGAGCATCCTGGAACAGAGCAGAAGAAGTGTCATTATTGTGTCTCCTGAAACTCCTTTCAAACATCCTAGCAGGTGTTTTTAGACAGTATGCTTCATATTCTGCTCACCACATCTCATTTACATTCTATGAAATTGACACATGAATCTTCACAAACCTCACCTGTGAAAGATATACGGAGTTGTACCTATCCTCAAGGTCAATGAGGTCTCTAGGTTTCATGTTTTTCATGCACTGTATTTCTTCGATGTAGGCGAGTCTGTGCACCAGCTCTAGCTCTTCCGTGGTAGCAGATCTGGACTGAAAATGGAAGAAGACCTAGAATTATCCTAGCAGTATGCCTTTGTGTTTTATCACTGAACAAAAAACCCAAAACACCATTGAGAGGAAAGCACATACGCCGTAAAGAGAGACACAACATCCATACAAACCTTAAGTTGCACCACCCGATCCAATAACTTGTATTCTTCGTGTTTGTCAAAGATTCGAGAAATACGATCTGGACGTTCAGGGTGGCCACTGAAAATCAAGAAGTTCAAGTGTAAGAAGCGTAAAACAAAAACGTGTTATTCTTATGAAGCTGGAAGGATGTTTTCAACATTCATCAGTTCTTTTCATAGACTACGAGTTACTTTGAATCTAGTCTCACGGAGGAGAAGCTAGTCTAACGGAGGAGAAGCTGTCCAACACTGTAACTAAGTAAAGTTAGACTTACAAATGTATAAGGCAGTGTTTCTGTctaaagttaaaagttaaagttcAACAATCTACAGCACTACAGCTCAACGCACTTCCAGCATCTAAGAATGCTGTGGGGATATTAAGGTGGGCTAAGCGCATAAAATTGACCATCGAATTTTGAGAACAAGATTTCAAGAGTACCCCCCGACTGTTGACAGTTACTACATGAGATGTCTCctgaatacatgtagctaaacTTTGAAGGGGTTTTGAAATTTGCCCAAAGTGTCCCTTTGGTGTATACAATCGTCAAGACACTAGCAGACGAGCCCTTCTGTACCTGATACAGGCATGTTACATGTTACTTAAACTTACTTATACACTGCGTTCCTATGTTTCCTCATGGCTTCGTCGTAAACAAGGCACGTTCTGTCTGGCGGCACTGCCAGGTTCGTCTCTTTGACAAGCTGCTCCAACTGCCAGTCTAAGAACATGTTGGTCTCTTTTGGCAGGACGGGGTAGCAGTTCGTCAGCTTGTATCTGTCTGGTTTCTCTTCGTCTTCACTGATGGAGGAAAGATAACATACACGTAGGTTAGAATTTCAGCTAGTGAGACCTAGGTTCAATGATACATCTAAATTTCGTATCAGAATTTAGAAAGCCAGACGACATAAATAGGCTGTACTGAAAAAAACTTACTGTGTATGGAAAATGTCCTCTACCTCACTTGGCTGACCAGGGTCAAGGTTTCCTTGGTAACGTAAACAGTTCCAATATGGCCGCAGAGCCTTGATGCAGTTCAGTATGGTGTTGACCACACTGCGTTCTGGTTGCTTCAAAGGCCCAACACTTGGACAAGGATCACCAAGTAGTGTCCGCAAGGTCAGTGCAGCACCTTCTGATAACGACTTCAGACAGTAACCACCCTAGAGAAGAAGAAAGATGATTGGCAGGTTAAAAGAGTGTCGGAGAAACCATGTCAGATATCAATAGTCAGGCTTGCATTCTACTCTATTGGCCATAGAAAAGGGTTACAGCCAATGGTCAAGAAGGAAGAAATGGAAAGAGGCAACACTGCATTTAGTTCCTTTACATAttcagtggaaccttccttagtggACACCCTCTATTTTAAAGGATACttcctaatcaggacacctctctattacagacaGCATATgacagtcccaagagtgtccttatAAGGAAAGTTCTCCTGTAGATAGTTACCTCCAGGAAAACACAGACTTTTCCATCGGCCAGTCCCATTAGCATGTGGGTCAGATGAGCATAGAATGCTGGCGTAACCTTCATCATCCCCTGGAGAGAGAAAAATGC
Protein-coding regions in this window:
- the LOC135490595 gene encoding histone deacetylase 6-like isoform X1 — protein: MKETRSSVVRLRPHGHGLRPCRKENVTTNKSIMDEDNKPRPGRNRGSASGQKENSKPATPQQDVKETPANGAKNPVKKGGARPKTSSGKKKNNGSLAEAKKVGRQMRSAKKNANLVGKFQSLSLDSRQHVPTGTSLAYDEKMAEHCCLWDKQYIENPERLLKTWERICHYKLQDRCVMVKPSDVSDQDLYSVHSQEYVDLIKSTATMEENQLADLSSKYDSVFLHQKTFPCGELAVGFTQQIIEDVVGGKTRNGMAIIRPPGHHAQQNEPNGFCVFNNVALGARYARQTLGVTRILIVDWDVHHGQGTQREFYDDPNILYFSIHRYENGTFWPNLRESNYDFIGEGRGKGYNINVPLNQIGVGNSEYLAIFQQVLLPIAYQFNPELVLVSAGYDAALGCPEFRPEIVLVSAGYDSALGDEKGMMKVTPAFYAHLTHMLMGLADGKVCVFLEGGYCLKSLSEGAALTLRTLLGDPCPSVGPLKQPERSVVNTILNCIKALRPYWNCLRYQGNLDPGQPSEVEDIFHTHEDEEKPDRYKLTNCYPVLPKETNMFLDWQLEQLVKETNLAVPPDRTCLVYDEAMRKHRNAVYNGHPERPDRISRIFDKHEEYKLLDRVVQLKSRSATTEELELVHRLAYIEEIQCMKNMKPRDLIDLEDRYNSVYLSQDAHECASLAAGSLLNVVDHVLTGQCQNGLGIIRPPGHHAESSKACGFCFFNSVAVAARYAQKKYNLERVLILDWDIHHGNGTQHMFEEDPSVLYMSIHRYEYGFFFPSGLDGDYVKVGRGPGEGFNVNIPWNKRGAGDPEYLAAFQQVIMPIAYEFDPELVLVSAGFDAARGDPLGGCNVTPEGYAHMTHMLSSLANGKVLLALEGGYNLTSISESMAMCTHTLLGDPCPPLNLEHRPSDIHVESICNVQDAHSKYWTCLQYRVDLPAPIKHRSAKSELGDDSLTDEASTTDTDSNVTERSSTAGDTSTHTEESFQMEGLITDMSKVSVEDNMKQEGSTSGSLDISKPLQPGSADTSPEVESLEDEAGACGGVTGQTTVGELLGGISDDPNAHMFAVMPRPWCPHLSMIGPLPDKGLDANAPCLDCEAVGENWVCLICYKVYCSRYVNEHMLFHGIATEHPLVLSYADLSIWCYACNDYIHNDALLPAKQSAHLSKFGHL